TAGGAAGTTGAGAAGGCTCATTAACGTGATAAAAGGTTCCTGCGGATTTATCTGCAAGTCTTTTGAGAATATTTTCGTTATAATCTTTTCCTATTCCAATACTTATTATTTGTATATTTGGAGGTATATCGATTTTTTCATAATCTTTTACATTTCTCTTATCAGTGGGCTTACCATCCGTTAATAGGATGATTTTAGTGGGCATTTGAGATCGTTTAGCTAAGTCTATTGCGAAGTTTATAGCCTCATAAAATCTCGTAGTGTATCCTTTACCTACATCGAAGTTAACTAATACTCCACTAGGTCCTTGATATCTTATCTCAGGATGGTTAGAAAAAACAATTATGGTTACGAAATTTCCTTGAGGTAAGCTTAATAAAAGCTTTTGGGCTGATTGTACTGCGGTATTTAATTTTTCGCCCTGCATTGAAGGACTGTTATCTATCATTATGATATAATGCGCATTTCTTGTCACTGCTGTTTGTAACGGTGTTATATATATGATAAATCCGACATCAGTAGGTCTATCAGTGTAAATGTAATTGTGAGTCTGTTTTATGTTGATAGTTATAGTCATGTCTAAAATATTATAACAGAAATTTTTAAGTACTATTACACGTTTTATACAAACATGACATGGAAATGCCCAGTTTGTGGTTATGAAAATGCAGATGATTCGTTGTTCTGTATAAAGTGTGGCACTAAAAAGCCAGAACAGGTATTGCCGCAGCCCGTTGAGCAAGTTCCTCAACCGCAGCAACAAGTTCCTCCCGCAGAAAATATATCTAGTGGGCAAGTTCCTTCCTCAAGTCCTCAGCAGCCCGTTCAACAATCTACTGCTATGCCACCTACTCAAGTTGAGCAGCAAGTTCAATCTCCGCAACCAGAGCAACAGGTTCCTCAATCACAACAACAAGTTACTGTAAGCGGTAAATATTATTTATTATTCATAAATACTCCCAATCCTGCATTTAATAAGACAAAGCTACCTCTAGATTTTGATATATTTCCTTCGATATCAATAGGAAGGAGTCCAGAAAATGTGATTGTAATTCCAGATCCAGAAGTTTCTAGAAAACATGCGATTATAAGTTTAGAAAATGGTGAGCTTTATATAGAAGATTTAAACAGCACTAATGGCACTTATATCTATGATGGAAAGGTATTCCAGCCCGTAAAGGGGAAGGTGAAAATTCAGGTTAATTCAATTATAAAGCTAGGTAATAATACAGTAGTTAGAATTGTGGGAGAATGAGTCCATATAATATAGATGAAGTCAAGGAAATTGTAAATAAGTCTATCGAAATATTTAAATCTAAGATAGACTCTCCTTTCGTTGGAGACAAAAAAGTGGAGGGTAATGTTATTTTCGTAGGAGATACGCACGGTGCTATTGATGTAACCAGCAAAGTTTTTTCCGATTTTTCAGATAGTGCAGACCTAGTAGTATTCTTAGGAGATTACGTTGATAGAGGGGAAGATCAACTGGGAAACTTACTTTTAATTTTACGTAAGATGATAGATAATCCAGATAAGTTTATTGTGTTAAGGGGAAATCACGAGAGTCCTATAACAAATGAATATTATGGATTTAAGGAAGAAGTTAAAGAAAAATTAGGAGAGGAATATTACGATATGTTTGTGGAACTTTTCTCTTATATGCCTTATGCTGTAGTAGTAAATGAATATTTTTGTGTTCACGGCGGATTGGCAGTAGGATTGACAAAGGTTGAGGAGATTAAAAAATTACCTAGACCAGATGTTAATCCAGACGATCCGATAGCGTTTCAGTTACTTTGGAATGACCCTAGAGAGGGTTTAGAGGATCCAGATTTCATTCCTAGCATAAGGGGTGAGGGGATTTACTTTTTTGGTGAACGCGTTGTTAACAAGTTTTTAGAAGATAATTCTTTAAAGGGGATAATAAGAGGGCATGAAGTTGCTGATGGATTTAGAGAGGACATGAATGGAAAAATAATTACAGTTTTTTCTAGTAGATATCATCATATGAGGGCTGGGATTTTAGTGATGAAAAAGGACGGTCAATTCGATAAAATATATATTTAGGTGGTATTTATGACCTTATCTTTAAGAGTAGATGTAAGTCATAAATATTCCTACAATTCTGATGTTAGATATATTTTCAAGATTTTATTAGTCCCAGAAAAGTTGGGCTCTGCTACAGGATTCCATTATATAATTGCCTTAGATATCAGCGGTTCAATGGCAGGTTATAAAATCGATTTAGCAAAACAAGGTGCTATTGAATTATTTAAACGAATACCTAAGGGAAATAAGGTGTCATTTATAACTTTCTCGTCCTCGGTTAACGTTATAAAGGAGTTTGTGGATCCAATGGATTTATCTGGAGAAATAGAAAAAATTTCAGCAGGAGGTCAAACGGCGCTATTTACTGCAATACTAACTGCAAACAATATTGCAAAGAAATATCAAATGCCCACCTATTTGCTCTTATTAACAGATGGTAATCCAACAGATGAGACAAATTTAGAGAATTACCTCAAGATACAATATTACGATAAAATGCAGATTTACTCCTTCGGAATAGGTGATGATTACAATGAGCAGCTATTGCAGAAGATAAGCGATAAAACTGGCGGCGTAATGTATCATATTTCGGATGTTTCAGAAATACCTCAAAAATTGCCTCAAAAAGCTGTAACGCAAATAGCTGCTAAAAATATAACAGTTGATATAGTCTCTGAGGGTAGTATAAAACTTTTGAATTACTCTTCTATACCGGTTAAAATTAATGGAATAGAAAATGTAGTGAAAATTTTTGGTGAGTCAATACTTCCAGCTAATTATGAGGGTAATTTCTTAACCGTTAGAGTTACTTATGAGGATCCAGTAACTAATAAACAAGAGGCTTTAATGCAAGTAATTCAAGTTAAAAAAGCACCTGATCAGAGTACTTTTATGTCCTCTATAAACTCTGATTTAATAAATGAATATAGATACTATGAACTTTTAGAAAAATACGCTAAACAAGTTCAAGCAGAGCAATTGGTTGAGGCTACCAAAACATTAAATCAAATGCAACAAATTGCAGAGCAAACTAGAAGGATAGATTTTATTGAAACTACTAGAAGGCTATCTCAGTCACTTGAGACTACTAAGAGAATAGGAACTATAGAACAAACTAAGCGATTATCTAAAGAGGTAACTAGCGAAGTAACTAGGAAACTTAGGGAAGGATGAGTGGAGCTGAATAATCTATATCTAATATTTTAGCATCATTTCTTTCTTTATAACTAATTCCATCGATAATCGAAGGTAATTTAGATATTTTTATATTATAAATGTTACTTAGAAATTCCTTTAATTGGTTCATTAAGTCATCTTTATTTGAAGCTATAATAGGTATATCGTTTAAAATCAATAACCTATATAATTTATCATTTTTTATTCCTAAGAAGTATAATTTTGTAGCTAATCCCTTTAATCCACTTATAATTCTTTTATACGCTTTAATTGATATCAATATCTTATCACTTCCCTTTAAGGAATATAGTGTATTAGAACTCTTCTTCACACTAACTGTATACTTATAATTTGGATAGAAGTTAAAGCCCAATTTAGGTTTATCGAATATTATTAACTTACGTAAAACGTTATTATTAGCGTCTAAGGATAAATACGCTGGAAATTCGTCAGCAAGGCTTTCAATGAATTCGTAAGTTGTTACTATGAAACTAGTTTCGGGGGAAATTATTGATGATAAGTCTATTCCATTTAGTTTCATATGATATTCTCTCTTTGGTAATATTTAATAATTTCTTTTTTAAGGTTCATTATTTTGAACTAAAACGTGATTTATCATTATATATTTCCCTAGAAAATTGAATACTTTTTAACAGCATTTAAGTAAAACCTAGCAGTAAATAGTCTTAATTAATATAGAAATTTATAATAGTAAAATACATTTTAAATTTCATTATTCTCTTTAATTTTTCTCAAAAGATCTTCTATTACCTCCTTAGTTTTCGATATAAGTGATGGGGGCATATAAATACTCTTTTTGTTGAATTCTTCTTCATCAACTAAGTAAACTTCATTATTGTTAATTACCAAATCTACTTCTAGGTCTAAATATCTTATTTTGCCCCTTAATAATTCAGGAGGAGTTGAAATATTAATGTATATTCCTTTTAAAGTTCCCTTAGAGTTATAATACTTATGTACTTGATACCATTTTTCAGAATTATACTCTACTATATCGTAATCACCTTTTTCTATCTTCTTTCCTATACTATCTAGAATTCCTCCTCCTTCAAACTCTCTCTTTAGGACTATTCTATAATTATTTTCATTTACTTCTTTTTCTATCACTTTTCCTCCTTTTAAATATATCACTTTTCCATCAGCTTTTATATGTTCTATTTTCATAAAATCTTGTATTAAGTTCTGTAACAAATTTACTGGATTTTCTCCTTTTTCCTCCGCATTATCGATTTCCCTATTGTAACTTAATTTCAGCATGTGATGATATTTAATAGTGTTCACTATCATCTTTCTCACATCATCTAAATATAACTTATCTGGCAGAGATAAGGTGACGATAAAGAAATCCTCACCTTGGTCTCTAAAGTCCCTATTTTCATATTTAATTAATAATCTCTCTAACTCGTCTTTAAGCTCATTTAAACTCGCATACTTGGCGTTACTTCTCCATTTTATATTATACCCTTTTCTGTTAAGGGGTGTACTTAGAGATAAAAGTCTGATTCTGTCCTCCTCATCCCTTATATGCTCTGAGAAAGTGGTTATCCCTTTACCTCTCCATATCATTGCATATTTTCCTACTGCCTTAACTTCACTTAGTAAGATCTCTCCATCATAAGGAGGCTTTATTACTAAACCTTCTGATAAGCAAGGCTTTACTCTAAAGTCCATGAAGGTGCAATTTTCGCTAGTGTTTATTACTGAATATAGTTTCACGGGACTTTTCCATATAAATGAATATCTGAATATACTGGTTAAGTCATTATATATATCCTCTCCCATTATAATTATTCTTCCTTTATCTTCAGCGTCCTTAATTGTTATCTCAGCAGGTTCATTTTTGATATCTTGCATAAATCTCTCAGCTATTTGCGTAGATTGTTGAACAATAGTATAGGATAAAGATGAAAAAATAGCAGTTAATGCGGTAGAATATATTCCTCTTATTCTAACTCTTCTTTTCATATTCTAAGAATTTTCTTAACACGTAATTTAATATTCCACCTTCTTTAACGTAAGTTAGTTCAGCGTTATTGTCTATCCTCGCTATACCTTTAGTTACTATTTTCGTACCATCAGCCTTTATAAACTCTATTGATAATTCTTTTCTAGGTTTTAAATCCTTTATTCCATATATATTCACTATTTCATCTCCTTTTATACCTAGAGTTCTCCAGTCTGAAATTTCAATAGGAATAACGCCCATAGCAACCAAATTACTTCTATGAATTCTCTCAAAACTCTCAGCTAAAACTGCCTTAACTCCTAATAATTTAGTAACCTTTGCTGCCCAATCTCTTGAGCTTCCACTTCCATATTGCTTTCCAGCTACAATTACTAAAGGTACTCCTTCACTTTTATATTGCATTGCAGCTTCATACACGCTCATTATCTTATTGTCTGGGAAATGTTTAGTATAACCTCCTTCCTTATCTACTAATAGGTTCTTTAATTTAGGGTTAAAGAAACCTCCCCTTAACATTACTTCGTGATTTCCTCTTCTAGCACCATAAGTATTTAGCTCAGTAACTCCTAGCTGTCTTAAGTAAAGTCCTGCCGGGGAATCTGGAGTTATAGGACCTGCCGGGGAAATGTGGTCAGTTGTTATCTTATCTCCTAATAGAAGCAATATTCGCGCATTTATTATGTCTTTTAATTCTTCCTCTTTTTCAACCTCGGAGAACCAAGGCGGTAATCTTATATAGGTTGATTTTTCATCCCAAGTATATACATCACCTTGAGGAATCTTAAGGGAGTTCCATAGTTCGTTTCCTTCAAAGATATTAGCCTTCTTCTTGAAGAGTTCTGGATTTAGAGCTATGTTCATGTATGTTCTTATTTCTTTCAAAGAGGGCCATATATCCCTTAAGTAAACTGGATTACCATTAGGGTCATATCCTATAGGTTCGTTATAGAAATCTATGTCAATTCTTCCTGCAATGGCATAGGCTACGACTAGTATTGGTGAAGCTAGGAAAGTACCCTTCAGTAAAGGATTTATTCTCCCTTCAAAATTTCTATTTCCGCTTATTACTCCATAAGCCTCTATATTATTATTCTTAATGTCTTCCTCTATATGCTTAGGTAATGGACCTGCATTACCAATACATGTAGTACATCCGAAACCTACTATATGAAACCCTAAGGCTTCTAAATATGGTAGTAACCCAGTCTCTTTTAGATATTCTGCAACTATTGGTGAGCCTGGAGCCATACTTGTCTTAACATATGGTTGAGTTCTTAATCCTAATTCTACTGCCTTTTTAGCTAAAATCCCAGCTCCTAACATAACTGTAGGGTTAGATGTATTAGTACAACTAGTTATAGCTGCTAACACTACCGCGTTATCTTCTATGTATTTACCTTTTTTCTTATTTTCTTTAATCATTTTTTTCTTAATTTCTCTTAATAGTACTCTCTCATCTGGATTCTTAGGTCCAGCTAGTGATGGCTCAATTTTACTTAAATCTATTTCAACTACGTCAGTATACCTTATTTTCTTGTTCAAATCGTAAAATATTTCTTGTAATTTAGAGTACTCTCTGACTAGATCCCCATCTCTATTTGTCAATATTAAATAATTTACGGTCTCATCATCGATTGGGAAATAAGCGGCTGTAGCTCCGTATTCTGGAGCCATGTTGGCTATTGTGGCCCTATCTGGCACTGATAGTAAGGAGAGTGAAGGACCAAAGAATTCTACAAACTTGTTTACTACGTTCTTTTTCCTTAATAATTCCGTTATGTATAGTACTACATCAGTAGGTGTTACACCCTCTTGAATCTCACCTGTAAGTTTAACTCCAATTACTTCTGGGACGTTCATATAGTAAGGTTCTCCTAGGAGTACGGCTTCAGCTTCCAGCCCTCCTACTCCCCAACCTAATATTCCTAACCCGTTAATCATTGTAGTGTGAGAATCAGTACCTATGATAACCTCTGGATAGGCCGTTAAAAATCCCCTTACCTCAGATTTAGTTACTACTGTACTTAAGTACTCTAAGTTAACCTGATGTACTATTCCCTTTCCAGGAGGAACTATTCTTAAATTTCTAAAAGCACCTTGTGCCCATTTTAAAAATTGATATCTTTCAATATTTCTTTCAAATTCCTTCTTCATATTAAAATCCAGAGAGTAAATTGTTCCGAAGTAATCCACTTGTACAGAGTGATCTATTACTAAATCAGCTGGAATTACTGGATTAATTATCCTAGGATCCTTTCCTATCTCCATTACCTTATTTCTCATCGCAGCTAAATCCACTAAAAGCGGTACCCCAGTATAATCTTGCATTAAGACTCTAGTAGGCATGAAAGCGAATTCTTTACCCACTCTCCAATTGGCTATAGCTTCTAAATCATCTTCTGTTATTTTATTCCCATCTAGATTTCTGTATACATTTTCAATAAGTATTTTTATTGAATATGGTAGTTCATCTATTCTATAACCTCTTTCGCTCAATTCTTTTAATGGATAATAATATAATTCTGCTCCTTTATATAAAAACTTACTTGGCATGTTTAAACATAAGTCTTCTGAGCAAATAAATTAATTTATAATAAGAACCCGAACAATTTAAGTACAATACTATGTCTCAATTTCTGAGGTTAAGTATATATAATCTAATAGATAAAAAATAATACCAAGTATTATATCTGTTAATGTTTATTAAAGTATTTAAATAGATATGGAAATTTTAATTTATTATAGAAAGGGGTTTGGGCTTTATCGAATTTTATCAGTTGTTCAAAGTCATGGTGCATTACGCCTTAGTGGGATAACCGTATGGAGAAGCCTCACATATCTTGAGATATACAAATCTTTCGGAAATTTCTATCTACATTAGATTGTTGTCATAGTAGTTATTCATAAATTTTTAAAGAAAGTATATCAACTTCACGATTAATGAGAAACAATAAATTACTGCTTAGAAAAGCGTTATTTTTATTTGGTTTACTATAATCTTAACATGAGTCAGCTATTAGAGATTTGCAAAAAAGTAAAAGTTTTAGCCTATTTCGGTTCATATACTAGACAAGAGGATTTCGTTGAAGGAGTTTCTGATATAAATATCTTCGCAATTAGTGATGACAAATCCATATTACTCGAATTGGCTAGCTTAGGTTATTCCCCAATTGTAATGTCAGAATCCGATTTTAGAACAATATGTGAAAGGGGCGATCCAATCTGCTATTACGTGCTTTACGATTCTAATGTGATTTGTGGTCAATTTCCAGGCAATCTTAATTTTAATCTTACTAGCTTGACGTGTGAGAGGCTAAAGAGGGCAATCTTATCTTTTTTATCGTTATCAATATCAGCTTTTTTTAGAAACGACGAAATTTCTACAGTTGTTAATTCGTTTAGAGCTATAAGAAATACCATACAATGGAAATCATGCACTTTAGATAAATCAATACCAATAAAAATAAGT
The genomic region above belongs to Saccharolobus caldissimus and contains:
- the acnA gene encoding aconitate hydratase AcnA, with amino-acid sequence MPSKFLYKGAELYYYPLKELSERGYRIDELPYSIKILIENVYRNLDGNKITEDDLEAIANWRVGKEFAFMPTRVLMQDYTGVPLLVDLAAMRNKVMEIGKDPRIINPVIPADLVIDHSVQVDYFGTIYSLDFNMKKEFERNIERYQFLKWAQGAFRNLRIVPPGKGIVHQVNLEYLSTVVTKSEVRGFLTAYPEVIIGTDSHTTMINGLGILGWGVGGLEAEAVLLGEPYYMNVPEVIGVKLTGEIQEGVTPTDVVLYITELLRKKNVVNKFVEFFGPSLSLLSVPDRATIANMAPEYGATAAYFPIDDETVNYLILTNRDGDLVREYSKLQEIFYDLNKKIRYTDVVEIDLSKIEPSLAGPKNPDERVLLREIKKKMIKENKKKGKYIEDNAVVLAAITSCTNTSNPTVMLGAGILAKKAVELGLRTQPYVKTSMAPGSPIVAEYLKETGLLPYLEALGFHIVGFGCTTCIGNAGPLPKHIEEDIKNNNIEAYGVISGNRNFEGRINPLLKGTFLASPILVVAYAIAGRIDIDFYNEPIGYDPNGNPVYLRDIWPSLKEIRTYMNIALNPELFKKKANIFEGNELWNSLKIPQGDVYTWDEKSTYIRLPPWFSEVEKEEELKDIINARILLLLGDKITTDHISPAGPITPDSPAGLYLRQLGVTELNTYGARRGNHEVMLRGGFFNPKLKNLLVDKEGGYTKHFPDNKIMSVYEAAMQYKSEGVPLVIVAGKQYGSGSSRDWAAKVTKLLGVKAVLAESFERIHRSNLVAMGVIPIEISDWRTLGIKGDEIVNIYGIKDLKPRKELSIEFIKADGTKIVTKGIARIDNNAELTYVKEGGILNYVLRKFLEYEKKS
- a CDS encoding FHA domain-containing protein, yielding MTWKCPVCGYENADDSLFCIKCGTKKPEQVLPQPVEQVPQPQQQVPPAENISSGQVPSSSPQQPVQQSTAMPPTQVEQQVQSPQPEQQVPQSQQQVTVSGKYYLLFINTPNPAFNKTKLPLDFDIFPSISIGRSPENVIVIPDPEVSRKHAIISLENGELYIEDLNSTNGTYIYDGKVFQPVKGKVKIQVNSIIKLGNNTVVRIVGE
- a CDS encoding vWA domain-containing protein translates to MTLSLRVDVSHKYSYNSDVRYIFKILLVPEKLGSATGFHYIIALDISGSMAGYKIDLAKQGAIELFKRIPKGNKVSFITFSSSVNVIKEFVDPMDLSGEIEKISAGGQTALFTAILTANNIAKKYQMPTYLLLLTDGNPTDETNLENYLKIQYYDKMQIYSFGIGDDYNEQLLQKISDKTGGVMYHISDVSEIPQKLPQKAVTQIAAKNITVDIVSEGSIKLLNYSSIPVKINGIENVVKIFGESILPANYEGNFLTVRVTYEDPVTNKQEALMQVIQVKKAPDQSTFMSSINSDLINEYRYYELLEKYAKQVQAEQLVEATKTLNQMQQIAEQTRRIDFIETTRRLSQSLETTKRIGTIEQTKRLSKEVTSEVTRKLREG
- a CDS encoding DUF402 domain-containing protein, giving the protein MKRRVRIRGIYSTALTAIFSSLSYTIVQQSTQIAERFMQDIKNEPAEITIKDAEDKGRIIIMGEDIYNDLTSIFRYSFIWKSPVKLYSVINTSENCTFMDFRVKPCLSEGLVIKPPYDGEILLSEVKAVGKYAMIWRGKGITTFSEHIRDEEDRIRLLSLSTPLNRKGYNIKWRSNAKYASLNELKDELERLLIKYENRDFRDQGEDFFIVTLSLPDKLYLDDVRKMIVNTIKYHHMLKLSYNREIDNAEEKGENPVNLLQNLIQDFMKIEHIKADGKVIYLKGGKVIEKEVNENNYRIVLKREFEGGGILDSIGKKIEKGDYDIVEYNSEKWYQVHKYYNSKGTLKGIYINISTPPELLRGKIRYLDLEVDLVINNNEVYLVDEEEFNKKSIYMPPSLISKTKEVIEDLLRKIKENNEI
- a CDS encoding metallophosphoesterase, giving the protein MSPYNIDEVKEIVNKSIEIFKSKIDSPFVGDKKVEGNVIFVGDTHGAIDVTSKVFSDFSDSADLVVFLGDYVDRGEDQLGNLLLILRKMIDNPDKFIVLRGNHESPITNEYYGFKEEVKEKLGEEYYDMFVELFSYMPYAVVVNEYFCVHGGLAVGLTKVEEIKKLPRPDVNPDDPIAFQLLWNDPREGLEDPDFIPSIRGEGIYFFGERVVNKFLEDNSLKGIIRGHEVADGFREDMNGKIITVFSSRYHHMRAGILVMKKDGQFDKIYI
- a CDS encoding VWA domain-containing protein produces the protein MTITINIKQTHNYIYTDRPTDVGFIIYITPLQTAVTRNAHYIIMIDNSPSMQGEKLNTAVQSAQKLLLSLPQGNFVTIIVFSNHPEIRYQGPSGVLVNFDVGKGYTTRFYEAINFAIDLAKRSQMPTKIILLTDGKPTDKRNVKDYEKIDIPPNIQIISIGIGKDYNENILKRLADKSAGTFYHVNEPSQLPNIFEREKTSSTFAYNLQLLVPQNFMPHNYDLPIRIPIVDKLIAVYGNLVVPAGNSPYVVTFTANYTDPVDNRQKTVTKTITLQRADPQIVENYIDRDSLAEIRYYRMLREYADALYTGKDTTKILNQLKEIAEETKRPELIEETKRLGSDKKSDLSEITRKMRS